The sequence GAATTTCCGCCCTGCTTGGCATTACGGAACCCGCAATGTTTGGCGTTAACCTGAAAATGAAATATCCATTTTATGCCGCTATGATCGGCTCAGCTTTTGGATGTGCCTTTGTAGCATTCAATCACATTTTAAACGCAGCCCCCGGACCAGCTGGACTGATCGGGTTTGTCAGTATTCAAGCTGGCAGTGTGCTGAACTTTTTAATTGCCGTCTTGATTTCTTTTGTATCGGGATTTGTAATAACGATCATTTTGTCAAAATCAAAAAAACTGAATACAGAATTAAAGCGGGTGAATAAAATCGCTTCTTAAGCATCGCGATTTTATTCACTCTACCAAACGACCATCTTGTTAAACGCTGCGGATGCCATACCATTTTATTTTCGCAACCATCCCGATTACCGCAAGCGCCAGAAACATTAAACCGCCCCAGATGATCTGATGTGTGCCCATATGCAACAAGAACTGGCCTCCTGAAGCCGTACCGATCGCAATGCCCAAATTCGAGAAAGAGACGAACAGGCTGTTGGCGAATTCCGGCGCTTCCGATGCTTCGGAGGCTAACCAGTTCTGATTGATAATAAAGCCCCCGGTATGAATGAATCCCCATACAATTACGATGATCATCATTGGAATGAAGTAAGCTCCGCCCCAGAATACGATCAGATACGTTAAGGCCAATACAGCAGGATACAGAACGGTCGTTTTGACAACATGCTTGCTAAGCAATCGCCCTGCCTGCAAATTTCCCAGCACACCGCTTGCTCCAAACAGAATTAGCATGGTGCTTATTAATTTCCCGCTCATCTTTGTAATTTGTCCGAGATATTCGGCAAAATAGCTGAATACCGCAAACATCGCCGAAATGGTCAAGCAGACGGTGGCAATGTTCAGCCATAGCTGGGGTTTAGCCAGTACGCCGAGCTGCTTTTTATAGGATAGTTTTGCCGTTACCGGCATGCTTGGAACCGAGATCAACAGACTGATTAGCGCGATCAGATTCAGAGCGGCGGAGAACAAGAATGAGGCTTCAAGTGAAAATTGATCCGCGATAAAAGAGGTGAACGGTACACCCAGAACCATTCCCACCGTACCTCCGGTAAATACATAGGCTGTCGCTTTACTCTTTTGTCCGCTTGGAAAAAAACTTGCTGCGGCTACGAAAGCCAGTGAGAAATAGACCGGGTGAAGAAAAGCGGGCAGGATACGGACGATCAGCAGAACCGAAAAGTTAGGAGCGACTGCGGACAGAAGATTGGCGATGGCAAAAAGGGCAAGCACGGAGGCCATGATCCGTTTTTTGTTAAACCCTGAGAACAGCAGCGTCATGAACGGGCCAAAAATCGCAATCGTGAGCGCAAACAAACTTACGAGCATACCGGTCTGCGAAGCGCTGATTTGATACTTCTCGCTAATTTGTATAAACGTGCCGATGACGCCAAATTCCGTGTTGACGATGCTGAACAGTC is a genomic window of Paenibacillus durus ATCC 35681 containing:
- a CDS encoding MFS transporter — its product is MRAYMYSAIIAFGLFSIVNTEFGVIGTFIQISEKYQISASQTGMLVSLFALTIAIFGPFMTLLFSGFNKKRIMASVLALFAIANLLSAVAPNFSVLLIVRILPAFLHPVYFSLAFVAAASFFPSGQKSKATAYVFTGGTVGMVLGVPFTSFIADQFSLEASFLFSAALNLIALISLLISVPSMPVTAKLSYKKQLGVLAKPQLWLNIATVCLTISAMFAVFSYFAEYLGQITKMSGKLISTMLILFGASGVLGNLQAGRLLSKHVVKTTVLYPAVLALTYLIVFWGGAYFIPMMIIVIVWGFIHTGGFIINQNWLASEASEAPEFANSLFVSFSNLGIAIGTASGGQFLLHMGTHQIIWGGLMFLALAVIGMVAKIKWYGIRSV